A single Hemiscyllium ocellatum isolate sHemOce1 chromosome 18, sHemOce1.pat.X.cur, whole genome shotgun sequence DNA region contains:
- the myod1 gene encoding myoblast determination protein 1 homolog: protein MEITDTSLCSFSSADDFYDDPCFSTSDIHFFEDLDPRLVHVGLLKPDQLPTEDEHIRAPSGHHQAGRCLLWACKACKRKTTNADRRKAATMRERRRLSKVNEAFETLKRCTSTNPNQRLPKVEILRNAIRYIESLQALLREQDENYFTVMDQYSVDSDASSPRSNCSDGMLDCSGPTCTRRRSNFDNNYFTETPNDSRTGKSSVISSLDCLSNIVERISTDRPTCSVMIVPDGTMGTPSSPSDASTLNDPTAIIPSPETCTRTEIQTENPIYQVL from the exons ATGGAGATAACGGACACCTCCCTCTGCTCCTTCTCGTCCGCTGATGACTTCTACGATGACCCCTGCTTCTCGACTTCGGACATCCACTTCTTCGAGGACCTGGACCCCAGGCTAGTCCACGTAGGGCTGCTCAAACCCGACCAGCTGCCCACCGAGGATGAGCACATCCGAGCGCCGAGCGGGCACCACCAAGCCGGCCGCTGCTTGCTCTGGGCATGCAAGGCCTGCAAGAGGAAAACCACCAACGCCGACCGCAGGAAGGCGGCCACCATGAGGGAGAGGAGGCGCCTCAGCAAGGTGAACGAGGCGTTTGAGACCCTCAAGAGGTGCACCTCCACCAATCCGAACCAGAGGCTGCCCAAAGTGGAGATTCTGAGAAATGCCATCAGGTACATTGAGAGTTTGCAGGCGCTGCTCAGGGAGCAGGATGAGAACTATTTCACAGTCATGGATCAGTACAGTGTCGACTCCGATGCTTCCAGCCCCAGGTCCAATTGCTCGGATGGAATG CTGGATTGCAGCGGGCCCACGTGTACGAGGAGACGCAGCAATTTCGACAACAACTACTTCACAGAAACGCCAAACG ATTCGAGAACTGGTAAAAGTTCCGTTATTTCAAGCCTGGACTGCCTCTCCAACATTGTCGAAAGGATTTCCACCGATCGGCCCACCTGTTCCGTTATGATCGTCCCTGACGGAACCATGGGGACCCCGTCATCTCCCAGTGACGCTTCCACTTTGAACGACCCCACAGCCATCATCCCGTCACCGGAGACCTGTACCCGCACCGAGATTCAGACCGAGAACCCCATCTACCAGGTCTTATAA